A window of Phyllopteryx taeniolatus isolate TA_2022b chromosome 19, UOR_Ptae_1.2, whole genome shotgun sequence contains these coding sequences:
- the LOC133469736 gene encoding myoferlin-like isoform X6: MLRILVESAASLPKKKVGSPDPITTVVFRDEKKKTNSIDSEVNPVWNEILEFNLNGAALEPNSHVDVIVKDSETFGKDKFIGSTRIPLRELASGQLRSLPSKNVPLVDENGHNIGATVNLVIGYDPPPNANSNADESHDGDSTLDSGGGEQGDETAPDGAPGGSAMSPSTPGHSASLRRRVVRSQNRRRLVNKPQDFQIRIRLIKARQLPGNNIKPVVKVQVCGQTHRTRIKRGNNPFFDEMFFYNVHMLPSDLFEQNIGFRVYNSYSLRADSLMGEFKLDVGYVYDEPGHCVMRKWLLLNDPDDSSSGAKGYLKVSLFVVGIGDEQPSEKRGSNDDQDDIESNLLLPAGVTLRWATLSLKVFRAEDIPQMDDAFIQSLKEVFGGNENKKNLVDPFIEARFAGKKLCTQIVEKNANPEWNQVLNLQVKFPSMCERVKLTVFDWDRVTGNDAVGTTYFNLAKIASSGGEIEEEHAGNAEMSSFEAGTGESEVGFLPVFGPCFINLYGSPREFSGLPDPYEDLNLGKGEGVAYRGRVLVEMSTKLEGKVDKAVDSIPSDDILVVQKYQRRRKFCLCAVFHSASMIQEPGEPIQFEVSIGNYGNKLDTTCKPLASTTQYSCAVFDGNHYYYLPWAGTKPVVVVTSFWEDISHRMDTVNIILYIYRRLQSNLEDFRTAVLAKAPDKQLSGVWVKLLSQLIEDLENFPTPELEGRSNLTSLDLQLKKLRDSGLKSIERAARRMREEAQDIPDTLADIESWAEKLSSLAEEPQNSMPDVIIWMLRGESRVAYSRIPAHQILYSTYSEQACGQHCGKTHTIVLKYPMDKNRGLKVPVQIRVNMWLGLSAHEKKFNSFSEGTFSVFAELYENQASMFGKWGTTGLVGRHKFSDVTGNLKLKKEYFMPPRGWEWESGWFIDPEKALLTEADAGHTEFMDEVFQNETRFPGGEWKAASEPFTDVNGEKSRNPGEFDCPPGWTWEDEWTVDINRAVDDQGWECGLTIPPDDKPRSWVPAEKVYHVHRRRRLVRPRKRVALPAGATMERRDQGDPEGWEFSSLIGRKFHRKERSSDTFRRRRWRRKMAPEDRLGASAIFKLEGALGVDTEEKERSSKGDVTKMFGANTPTVSCSLDRSCMYHLRVYVYQARNMTSMDKDSFSDPYAHVSFLHLSKTTEKLRATLNPTWDQTLIFNHVEIYGDPQALAQHPPDVVIEFYDHDQVGKDELLGRCLCAPLVKLNPSMDQTPKLLWHPIMQRGCEEGAALVAAELILKDKSGESDLPLVPPKRAENLYMVPQGIRPIVQLTAVEILAWGLRNMKPYQLATVSSPSLVVECGGDRVESAVIRNMKKSPNFPSSVLFIKVLLPKDEMYTPPIVLKVIDHRPFGRKPVVGQCTITSLEQFRCDPYVITAEGAMASKMALMAALPSRHVSINMDETRLLLETQTIEKEKQTVDWWSKFYVSVGEHEKCGPYIKKGYDTLKVYDCELEDIPQFKGLTDFCSTFKLQRGKNEDGDDDPSVVGEFKGSFKVYPLPDDPGVTPPPRQFRELPDSGPQECLVRIYVVQAIDLQPKDNNGRCDPYMKISLGKNTIDDRDHYLPNTTNPVFGRMFEMTCFLPQDKDLKISVYDYDLLSRDEKVGETVIDLENRFLSRYNSYCGLPQTYCTYHSEKREAICI, translated from the exons ATGTTGCGGATTTTGGTAGAGTCAGCTGCAAGTCTGCCCAAAAAGAAAGTTGGAAGTCCTGATCCAATCACAACAGTGGTGTTTAGAG atgaaaagaaaaaaacaaactctaTTGACAGTGAAGTGAATCCTGTATGGAATGAG ATCCTTGAGTTTAACCTGAACGGAGCCGCGCTAGAACCCAACTCCCATGTTGACGTGATTGTGAAAGACTCCGAGACTTTTGGGAAAGATAA ATTCATCGGGTCAACAAGAATTCCTTTGAGAGAGCTTGCCTCTGGTCAACTTAGATCATTACCATCTAAAAATGTGCCTCTAGTTGATGAGAATGGCCACAATATTGGT GCCACCGTGAACCTCGTCATTGGCTATGATCCTCCACCCAATGCTAACTCAAATGCCGACGAGTCACATGATGGTGATTCTACTTTGGATTCTG GTGGTGGAGAACAAGGTGATGAGACTGCACCTGATGGGGCTCCGGGTGGTTCTGCGATGAGTCCCTCGACTCCCGGTCACTCCGCTAGCCTCCGCAGGCGAGTCGTAAGGTCACAGAACAGACGGCGGCTTGTCAACAAACCTCAGGACTTCCAG ATCCGCATCCGTCTCATCAAGGCCCGTCAGTTGCCAGGCAACAACATCAAGCCGGTGGTCAAGGTTCAGGTGTGCGGCCAGACCCACAGGACAAGGATTAAGCGGGGAAACAACCCATTCTTTGACGAG ATGTTTTTCTATAATGTCCACATGCTTCCATCAGACCTGTTTGAACAGAACATCGGTTTTCGG GTTTATAATTCCTACTCCCTAAGGGCTGACAGTCTGATGGGAGAATTTAAG CTTGACGTTGGCTATGTGTATGATGAACCAG GCCACTGTGTCATGAGGAAGTGGCTGCTCCTGAACGATCCGGATGACTCCAGCTCTGGGGCGAAAGGGTACCTGAAAGTCAGCCTTTTCGTGGTGGGGATCGGTGACGAGCAGCCG TCAGAGAAGAGGGGATCCAATGATGACCAAGATGACATTGAAAGTAACCTGCTGCTTCCAGCTGGTGTCACTCTACGATGGGCCACGTTATCGCTCAAGGTTTTCAGGGCAGAAGATATCCCGCAAA TGGATGATGCCTTCATCCAGTCACTCAAGGaagtttttgggggaaatgaaaaTAAGAAGAACCTGGTGGATCCTTTCATAGAGGCTCGTTTCGCTGGCAAAAAG CTATGTACTCAGATCGTAGAGAAGAACGCAAACCCAGAGTGGAACCAAGTGTTGAATCTCCAAGTCAAG TTCCCATCTATGTGTGAGCGTGTCAAACTGACAGTCTTTGATTG GGATCGTGTGACCGGGAATGATGCTGTTGGCACCACATACTTCAACCTGGCCAAAATAGCCTCCTCTGGGGGTGAAATAGAAG AGGAACATGCAGGAAATGCGGAAATGTCATCATTTGAAG CCGGAACGGGAGAGTCAGAGGTTGGTTTCCTGCCTGTCTTTGGTCCCTGCTTCATCAACCTCTATGGCAGCCCCAGAGAGTTCAGTGGACTGCCTGACCCTTACGAAGATCTGAATTTGGGAAAG GGTGAAGGAGTGGCCTACAGGGGCAGGGTCCTGGTCGAAATGTCCACGAAGTTAGAGGGCAAAGTTGACAAAGCAGTAGACAGCATCCCCAGTGATGACATCTTGGTGGTACAG AAATACCAGAGGAGAAGGAAGTTCTGTCTCTGTGCAGTCTTCCACAGTGCCTCCATGATACAAGAACCAGGGGAGCCGATCCAGTTTGAGGTCAGCATCGGTAACTATGGCAACAAACTCGACACCACCTGCAAACCGTTGGCCTCCACCACTCAGTATAGCTGTGCTGTGTTTGATG GTAACCACTACTATTACCTGCCGTGGGCTGGCACCAAGCCAGTAGTCGTGGTCACCTCATTCTGGGAGGACATCAGCCACCGCATGGACACTGTCAATATTATCCTTTATATCTATCGCCGCTTG CAATCTAACCTAGAAGACTTTAGAACAGCTGTCTTGGCTAAAGCACCCGACAAACAGCTATCTGGTGTCTGGGTGAAGTTGCTGAGTCAGCTTATTGAAGACCTAGAAAA TTTCCCAACACCGGAGCTGGAAGGCCGTTCCAACCTGACATCCCTGGACCTCCAACTCAAGAAGCTGCGAGACAGTGGCTTGAAGAGCATCGAGCGGGCGGCCAGACGCATGAGAGAGGAGGCCCAAGACATCCCTGACACTCTGGCTGACATCGAGTCGTGGGCGGAAAAACTCTCATCGCTTGCGGAAGAG CCCCAGAACAGCATGCCCGATGTAATCATTTGGATGCTCCGCGGTGAGAGCAGGGTGGCCTACAGCCGCATACCAGCTCACCAAATCCTCTACTCCACATACAGTGAGCAGGCTTGTGGACAACACTGTGGCAAAACCCATACTATCGTTTTAAAG TACCCAATGGACAAAAACAGAGGCTTGAAGGTGCCTGTTCAGATTCGAGTCAACATGTGGCTGGGTTTGTCTGCACATGAAAAGAAGTTCAACTCCTTTTCTGAGGGGACCTTCAGTGTGTTTGCAGAGCTG TACGAGAACCAAGCCAGTATGTTTGGAAAGTGGGGAACCACAGGACTGGTGGGGCGCCATAAATTCTCTGACGTAACGGGCAACCTCAAGTTGAAAAAGGAGTACTTCATGCCTCCGAGAGGATGGGAGTGGGAGTCGGGCTGGTTTATTGACCCGGAGAAAGC TCTCTTAACGGAGGCAGATGCAGGACACACTGAATTCATGGATGAGGTTTTCCAAAATGAGACCCGCTTCCCTGGTGGAGAGTGGAAGGCCGCCTCCGAGCCTTTCACCGATGTG AATGGAGAGAAAAGCCGAAATCCAGGGGAATTCGATTGTCCTCCTGGCTGGACGTGGGAGGATGAGTGGACAGTTGACATCAACAGAGCTGTGGATGATCAAG GATGGGAATGTGGACTGACCATTCCCCCAGATGACAAGCCTCGGTCCTGGGTGCCGGCGGAGAAGGTGTACCACGTCCACCGTAGGAGACGGCTGGTTCGACCTCGCAAGAGAGTCGCACTTCCTGCGGGTGCCACCATGGAG AGGCGCGACCAGGGAGATCCGGAGGGCTGGGAATTCTCATCACTGATCGGCCGGAAGTTCCACAGGAAGGAGCGTTCGTCGGATACGTTTCGTCGGCGGCGGTGGAGGAGAAAGATGGCGCCAGAAGACCGCTTAGGAGCATCAGCCATCTTCAAACTCGAGGGTGCACTG GGTGTTGATacagaggagaaagaaagaagctCCAAGGGCGACGTCACTAAGATGTTTGGTGCCAACACGCCCACTGTGTCCTGCTCCTTAGACC GGTCATGTATGTATCACCTACGTGTGTATGTCTATCAGGCAAGAAACATGACATCTATGGACAAAGACAGTTTTTCTG ATCCCTATGCCCACGTCTCTTTCCTACATCTAAGTAAGACAACAGAAAAGCTGCGTGCAACGTTAAACCCAACCTGGGACCAAACCCTGATTTTTAATCATGTGGAAATTTACGGGGACCCGCAGGCTCTTGCGCAACATCCCCCGGATGTTGTCATAGAATTCTACGACCATGACCAAGTG GGCAAGGATGAGCTGTTGGGTCGGTGTCTTTGCGCTCCACTGGTCAAGTTGAATCCCAGCATGGATCAGACACCCAAACTGCTTTGGCATCCCATCATGCAGAGGGGGTGCGAGGAAGGGGCGGCACTGGTTGCTGCTGAACTTATTCTCAAAGATAAG TCAGGAGAGTCAGATCTTCCTCTGGTTCCCCCAAAGAGGGCAGAGAACCTCTACATGGTTCCGCAAGGTATCCGGCCGATTGTGCAGCTCACTGCGGTGGAG ATTCTAGCATGGGGTCTGAGGAACATGAAGCCCTATCAGCTGGCCACAGTGTCCTCACCCAGCCTGGTGGTGGAGTGCGGCGGGGACAGGGTGGAATCTGCAGTCATCAGGAACATGAAGAAGAGCCCCAACTTCCCCAGCTCGGTCCTCTTCATCAAAGTG CTTCTACCGAAGGATGAGATGTACACTCCTCCGATTGTGCTAAAGGTGATTGACCACCGTCCATTTGGCAGGAAACCGGTGGTGGGCCAGTGCACCATCACCTCTCTGGAGCAGTTCCGCTGCGATCCGTATGTGATCACGGCCGAGGGAGCTATGGCTTCCAAAA TGGCCCTCATGGCGGCGTTGCCTTCCAGACACGTTTCCATCAACATGGATGAAACTAGACTACTGTTAGAAACTCAG ACCATAGAGAAG GAAAAGCAGACTGTGGATTGGTGGAGTAAATTCTACGTTTCGGTGGGCGAGCATGAGAAATGTGGCCCTTATATCAAGAAAGGATATGACACCCTCAAA GTCTATGACTGTGAACTCGAAGACATCCCACAATTCAAAGGGCTGACAGACTTCTGCAGCACTTTCAAACTGCAGCGAGGCAAGAACGAGGACGGGGATGACGACCCGAGTGTGGTCGGGGAGTTCAAG GGCTCGTTTAAAGTGTACCCTCTGCCAGATGACCCAGGTGTCACCCCTCCCCCCCGGCAATTCCGAGAGCTGCCCGATAGTGGACCCCAGGAGTGTCTGGTCAGGATTTATGTGGTCCAGGCCATCGATCTCCAGCCTAAAGACAATAACGGCAGA TGTGACCCATATATGAAGATATCCCTGGGAAAGAACACAATTGATGACAGAGACCATTACCTCCCCAACACAACCAACCCTGTGTTTGGAAG GATGTTTGAGATGACGTGTTTCCTGCCCCAAGACAAAGACCTGAAAATCTCCGTTTACGACTATGACCTCCTGAGTCGCGACGAGAAGGTCGGGGAGACGGTGATCGATCTGGAGAACCGCTTCCTGTCCCGTTATAACTCCTACTGCGGCCTGCCACAAACCTACTGCAC GTATCATTCGGAAAAACGTGAAGCCATCTGCATTTGA
- the LOC133469736 gene encoding myoferlin-like isoform X4: MLRILVESAASLPKKKVGSPDPITTVVFRDEKKKTNSIDSEVNPVWNEILEFNLNGAALEPNSHVDVIVKDSETFGKDKFIGSTRIPLRELASGQLRSLPSKNVPLVDENGHNIGATVNLVIGYDPPPNANSNADESHDGDSTLDSGGGEQGDETAPDGAPGGSAMSPSTPGHSASLRRRVVRSQNRRRLVNKPQDFQIRIRLIKARQLPGNNIKPVVKVQVCGQTHRTRIKRGNNPFFDEMFFYNVHMLPSDLFEQNIGFRVYNSYSLRADSLMGEFKLDVGYVYDEPGHCVMRKWLLLNDPDDSSSGAKGYLKVSLFVVGIGDEQPSEKRGSNDDQDDIESNLLLPAGVTLRWATLSLKVFRAEDIPQMDDAFIQSLKEVFGGNENKKNLVDPFIEARFAGKKLCTQIVEKNANPEWNQVLNLQVKFPSMCERVKLTVFDWDRVTGNDAVGTTYFNLAKIASSGGEIEAGTGESEVGFLPVFGPCFINLYGSPREFSGLPDPYEDLNLGKGEGVAYRGRVLVEMSTKLEGKVDKAVDSIPSDDILVVQKYQRRRKFCLCAVFHSASMIQEPGEPIQFEVSIGNYGNKLDTTCKPLASTTQYSCAVFDGNHYYYLPWAGTKPVVVVTSFWEDISHRMDTVNIILYIYRRLQSNLEDFRTAVLAKAPDKQLSGVWVKLLSQLIEDLENFPTPELEGRSNLTSLDLQLKKLRDSGLKSIERAARRMREEAQDIPDTLADIESWAEKLSSLAEEPQNSMPDVIIWMLRGESRVAYSRIPAHQILYSTYSEQACGQHCGKTHTIVLKYPMDKNRGLKVPVQIRVNMWLGLSAHEKKFNSFSEGTFSVFAELYENQASMFGKWGTTGLVGRHKFSDVTGNLKLKKEYFMPPRGWEWESGWFIDPEKALLTEADAGHTEFMDEVFQNETRFPGGEWKAASEPFTDVNGEKSRNPGEFDCPPGWTWEDEWTVDINRAVDDQGWECGLTIPPDDKPRSWVPAEKVYHVHRRRRLVRPRKRVALPAGATMERRDQGDPEGWEFSSLIGRKFHRKERSSDTFRRRRWRRKMAPEDRLGASAIFKLEGALGVDTEEKERSSKGDVTKMFGANTPTVSCSLDRSCMYHLRVYVYQARNMTSMDKDSFSDPYAHVSFLHLSKTTEKLRATLNPTWDQTLIFNHVEIYGDPQALAQHPPDVVIEFYDHDQVGKDELLGRCLCAPLVKLNPSMDQTPKLLWHPIMQRGCEEGAALVAAELILKDKSGESDLPLVPPKRAENLYMVPQGIRPIVQLTAVEILAWGLRNMKPYQLATVSSPSLVVECGGDRVESAVIRNMKKSPNFPSSVLFIKVLLPKDEMYTPPIVLKVIDHRPFGRKPVVGQCTITSLEQFRCDPYVITAEGAMASKMALMAALPSRHVSINMDETRLLLETQTIEKEKQTVDWWSKFYVSVGEHEKCGPYIKKGYDTLKVYDCELEDIPQFKGLTDFCSTFKLQRGKNEDGDDDPSVVGEFKGSFKVYPLPDDPGVTPPPRQFRELPDSGPQECLVRIYVVQAIDLQPKDNNGRCDPYMKISLGKNTIDDRDHYLPNTTNPVFGRMFEMTCFLPQDKDLKISVYDYDLLSRDEKVGETVIDLENRFLSRYNSYCGLPQTYCTSGINQWRDQLKPSEILENLARLKGFSKPRTEDNGNSLAFNGREYTLAQFEDKKEIHEHLGPAWERLCLHVLRTQGLVPEHVEARTLYSSFQPNLSQGRLQMWVDVFPKSMGAPGPPFDITPRKPKKHFLRVVIWNTTDVTLDETSVTGEHMSDIYVKGWMPGMEEDKQRTDVHYRSLDGDGNFNWRFVFEFDYLPAEQLCLVSKKEHFWSLDKTEFRIPPKLSIQIWDNDKFSLDDYLGTLELYLHNLIPPAKTPEKCSLSMMDNVDTDVQHKPEPAKCLFTQKSVRGWWPCSIERDGNKALGGKVEMTLEIVSEADVDEKPAGKGRDEPNMNPKLDPPKRPETSFFWFTNPCKTMKFIVWRRFRCLFIGLIILTIVLLFLAILLYSLPNYISMKIVKPLK, translated from the exons ATGTTGCGGATTTTGGTAGAGTCAGCTGCAAGTCTGCCCAAAAAGAAAGTTGGAAGTCCTGATCCAATCACAACAGTGGTGTTTAGAG atgaaaagaaaaaaacaaactctaTTGACAGTGAAGTGAATCCTGTATGGAATGAG ATCCTTGAGTTTAACCTGAACGGAGCCGCGCTAGAACCCAACTCCCATGTTGACGTGATTGTGAAAGACTCCGAGACTTTTGGGAAAGATAA ATTCATCGGGTCAACAAGAATTCCTTTGAGAGAGCTTGCCTCTGGTCAACTTAGATCATTACCATCTAAAAATGTGCCTCTAGTTGATGAGAATGGCCACAATATTGGT GCCACCGTGAACCTCGTCATTGGCTATGATCCTCCACCCAATGCTAACTCAAATGCCGACGAGTCACATGATGGTGATTCTACTTTGGATTCTG GTGGTGGAGAACAAGGTGATGAGACTGCACCTGATGGGGCTCCGGGTGGTTCTGCGATGAGTCCCTCGACTCCCGGTCACTCCGCTAGCCTCCGCAGGCGAGTCGTAAGGTCACAGAACAGACGGCGGCTTGTCAACAAACCTCAGGACTTCCAG ATCCGCATCCGTCTCATCAAGGCCCGTCAGTTGCCAGGCAACAACATCAAGCCGGTGGTCAAGGTTCAGGTGTGCGGCCAGACCCACAGGACAAGGATTAAGCGGGGAAACAACCCATTCTTTGACGAG ATGTTTTTCTATAATGTCCACATGCTTCCATCAGACCTGTTTGAACAGAACATCGGTTTTCGG GTTTATAATTCCTACTCCCTAAGGGCTGACAGTCTGATGGGAGAATTTAAG CTTGACGTTGGCTATGTGTATGATGAACCAG GCCACTGTGTCATGAGGAAGTGGCTGCTCCTGAACGATCCGGATGACTCCAGCTCTGGGGCGAAAGGGTACCTGAAAGTCAGCCTTTTCGTGGTGGGGATCGGTGACGAGCAGCCG TCAGAGAAGAGGGGATCCAATGATGACCAAGATGACATTGAAAGTAACCTGCTGCTTCCAGCTGGTGTCACTCTACGATGGGCCACGTTATCGCTCAAGGTTTTCAGGGCAGAAGATATCCCGCAAA TGGATGATGCCTTCATCCAGTCACTCAAGGaagtttttgggggaaatgaaaaTAAGAAGAACCTGGTGGATCCTTTCATAGAGGCTCGTTTCGCTGGCAAAAAG CTATGTACTCAGATCGTAGAGAAGAACGCAAACCCAGAGTGGAACCAAGTGTTGAATCTCCAAGTCAAG TTCCCATCTATGTGTGAGCGTGTCAAACTGACAGTCTTTGATTG GGATCGTGTGACCGGGAATGATGCTGTTGGCACCACATACTTCAACCTGGCCAAAATAGCCTCCTCTGGGGGTGAAATAGAAG CCGGAACGGGAGAGTCAGAGGTTGGTTTCCTGCCTGTCTTTGGTCCCTGCTTCATCAACCTCTATGGCAGCCCCAGAGAGTTCAGTGGACTGCCTGACCCTTACGAAGATCTGAATTTGGGAAAG GGTGAAGGAGTGGCCTACAGGGGCAGGGTCCTGGTCGAAATGTCCACGAAGTTAGAGGGCAAAGTTGACAAAGCAGTAGACAGCATCCCCAGTGATGACATCTTGGTGGTACAG AAATACCAGAGGAGAAGGAAGTTCTGTCTCTGTGCAGTCTTCCACAGTGCCTCCATGATACAAGAACCAGGGGAGCCGATCCAGTTTGAGGTCAGCATCGGTAACTATGGCAACAAACTCGACACCACCTGCAAACCGTTGGCCTCCACCACTCAGTATAGCTGTGCTGTGTTTGATG GTAACCACTACTATTACCTGCCGTGGGCTGGCACCAAGCCAGTAGTCGTGGTCACCTCATTCTGGGAGGACATCAGCCACCGCATGGACACTGTCAATATTATCCTTTATATCTATCGCCGCTTG CAATCTAACCTAGAAGACTTTAGAACAGCTGTCTTGGCTAAAGCACCCGACAAACAGCTATCTGGTGTCTGGGTGAAGTTGCTGAGTCAGCTTATTGAAGACCTAGAAAA TTTCCCAACACCGGAGCTGGAAGGCCGTTCCAACCTGACATCCCTGGACCTCCAACTCAAGAAGCTGCGAGACAGTGGCTTGAAGAGCATCGAGCGGGCGGCCAGACGCATGAGAGAGGAGGCCCAAGACATCCCTGACACTCTGGCTGACATCGAGTCGTGGGCGGAAAAACTCTCATCGCTTGCGGAAGAG CCCCAGAACAGCATGCCCGATGTAATCATTTGGATGCTCCGCGGTGAGAGCAGGGTGGCCTACAGCCGCATACCAGCTCACCAAATCCTCTACTCCACATACAGTGAGCAGGCTTGTGGACAACACTGTGGCAAAACCCATACTATCGTTTTAAAG TACCCAATGGACAAAAACAGAGGCTTGAAGGTGCCTGTTCAGATTCGAGTCAACATGTGGCTGGGTTTGTCTGCACATGAAAAGAAGTTCAACTCCTTTTCTGAGGGGACCTTCAGTGTGTTTGCAGAGCTG TACGAGAACCAAGCCAGTATGTTTGGAAAGTGGGGAACCACAGGACTGGTGGGGCGCCATAAATTCTCTGACGTAACGGGCAACCTCAAGTTGAAAAAGGAGTACTTCATGCCTCCGAGAGGATGGGAGTGGGAGTCGGGCTGGTTTATTGACCCGGAGAAAGC TCTCTTAACGGAGGCAGATGCAGGACACACTGAATTCATGGATGAGGTTTTCCAAAATGAGACCCGCTTCCCTGGTGGAGAGTGGAAGGCCGCCTCCGAGCCTTTCACCGATGTG AATGGAGAGAAAAGCCGAAATCCAGGGGAATTCGATTGTCCTCCTGGCTGGACGTGGGAGGATGAGTGGACAGTTGACATCAACAGAGCTGTGGATGATCAAG GATGGGAATGTGGACTGACCATTCCCCCAGATGACAAGCCTCGGTCCTGGGTGCCGGCGGAGAAGGTGTACCACGTCCACCGTAGGAGACGGCTGGTTCGACCTCGCAAGAGAGTCGCACTTCCTGCGGGTGCCACCATGGAG AGGCGCGACCAGGGAGATCCGGAGGGCTGGGAATTCTCATCACTGATCGGCCGGAAGTTCCACAGGAAGGAGCGTTCGTCGGATACGTTTCGTCGGCGGCGGTGGAGGAGAAAGATGGCGCCAGAAGACCGCTTAGGAGCATCAGCCATCTTCAAACTCGAGGGTGCACTG GGTGTTGATacagaggagaaagaaagaagctCCAAGGGCGACGTCACTAAGATGTTTGGTGCCAACACGCCCACTGTGTCCTGCTCCTTAGACC GGTCATGTATGTATCACCTACGTGTGTATGTCTATCAGGCAAGAAACATGACATCTATGGACAAAGACAGTTTTTCTG ATCCCTATGCCCACGTCTCTTTCCTACATCTAAGTAAGACAACAGAAAAGCTGCGTGCAACGTTAAACCCAACCTGGGACCAAACCCTGATTTTTAATCATGTGGAAATTTACGGGGACCCGCAGGCTCTTGCGCAACATCCCCCGGATGTTGTCATAGAATTCTACGACCATGACCAAGTG GGCAAGGATGAGCTGTTGGGTCGGTGTCTTTGCGCTCCACTGGTCAAGTTGAATCCCAGCATGGATCAGACACCCAAACTGCTTTGGCATCCCATCATGCAGAGGGGGTGCGAGGAAGGGGCGGCACTGGTTGCTGCTGAACTTATTCTCAAAGATAAG TCAGGAGAGTCAGATCTTCCTCTGGTTCCCCCAAAGAGGGCAGAGAACCTCTACATGGTTCCGCAAGGTATCCGGCCGATTGTGCAGCTCACTGCGGTGGAG ATTCTAGCATGGGGTCTGAGGAACATGAAGCCCTATCAGCTGGCCACAGTGTCCTCACCCAGCCTGGTGGTGGAGTGCGGCGGGGACAGGGTGGAATCTGCAGTCATCAGGAACATGAAGAAGAGCCCCAACTTCCCCAGCTCGGTCCTCTTCATCAAAGTG CTTCTACCGAAGGATGAGATGTACACTCCTCCGATTGTGCTAAAGGTGATTGACCACCGTCCATTTGGCAGGAAACCGGTGGTGGGCCAGTGCACCATCACCTCTCTGGAGCAGTTCCGCTGCGATCCGTATGTGATCACGGCCGAGGGAGCTATGGCTTCCAAAA TGGCCCTCATGGCGGCGTTGCCTTCCAGACACGTTTCCATCAACATGGATGAAACTAGACTACTGTTAGAAACTCAG ACCATAGAGAAG GAAAAGCAGACTGTGGATTGGTGGAGTAAATTCTACGTTTCGGTGGGCGAGCATGAGAAATGTGGCCCTTATATCAAGAAAGGATATGACACCCTCAAA GTCTATGACTGTGAACTCGAAGACATCCCACAATTCAAAGGGCTGACAGACTTCTGCAGCACTTTCAAACTGCAGCGAGGCAAGAACGAGGACGGGGATGACGACCCGAGTGTGGTCGGGGAGTTCAAG GGCTCGTTTAAAGTGTACCCTCTGCCAGATGACCCAGGTGTCACCCCTCCCCCCCGGCAATTCCGAGAGCTGCCCGATAGTGGACCCCAGGAGTGTCTGGTCAGGATTTATGTGGTCCAGGCCATCGATCTCCAGCCTAAAGACAATAACGGCAGA TGTGACCCATATATGAAGATATCCCTGGGAAAGAACACAATTGATGACAGAGACCATTACCTCCCCAACACAACCAACCCTGTGTTTGGAAG GATGTTTGAGATGACGTGTTTCCTGCCCCAAGACAAAGACCTGAAAATCTCCGTTTACGACTATGACCTCCTGAGTCGCGACGAGAAGGTCGGGGAGACGGTGATCGATCTGGAGAACCGCTTCCTGTCCCGTTATAACTCCTACTGCGGCCTGCCACAAACCTACTGCAC TTCTGGAATCAACCAGTGGCGGGACCAGCTGAAGCCGTCTGAGATCTTGGAGAACCTAGCTCGCCTGAAAGGCTTTTCCAAACCCAGGACGGAGGACAACGGCAATTCACTTGCCTTTAATGGAAGAGAATACACGCTAGCTCAGTTTG AGGACAAAAAGGAGATTCATGAACACTTGGGTCCAGCCTGGGAGCGTCTGTGTCTGCATGTCTTGCGAACACAGGGACTGGTACCCGAGCATGTGGAGGCCAGGACACTTTACAGCAGCTTTCAGCCCAATCTGTCCCAG GGAAGGCTTCAGATGTGGGTGGATGTTTTCCCCAAAAGCATGGGCGCGCCCGGTCCCCCTTTTGACATCACCCCACGCAAGCCGAAGAA GCATTTCCTGCGCGTCGTCATTTGGAACACGACAGACGTGACTCTGGATGAGACGAGCGTCACCGGAGAGCACATGAGCGACATTTATGTTAAAGG TTGGATGCCAGGAATGGAGGAGGACAAGCAGCGGACCGATGTCCACTACAGGTCTCTAGACGGAGACGGCAACTTCAATTGGAGGTTCGTCTTTGAATTTGACTACCTTCCTGCGGAGCAACTCTGCCTCGTCTCAAAGAAG GAGCACTTTTGGAGTCTGGACAAAACTGAGTTCAGGATCCCACCCAAACTGAGTATCCAGATATGGGACAATGACAAATTCTCACTGGATGATTATCTTG GAACGCTGGAGCTCTATTTGCACAACTTGATTCCCCCTGCAAAGACGCCAGAGAAGTGCTCACTGTCCATGATGGACAATGTGGATACAGACGTGCAACACAAGCCTGAACCTGCCAAGTGTCTGTTTACCCAGAAGTCAGTGAGGGGCTGGTGGCCCTGTTCTATTGAGCGAGATGGGAACAAGGCCTTAGGG GGCAAAGTagagatgactttggaaattgTGAGTGAAGCTGATGTGGATGAAAAACCGGCAGGAAAAGGCAGGGATGAACCAAACATGAACCCTAAACTGGACCCTCCCAA GCGCCCAGAAACATCCTTCTTTTGGTTCACCAACCCATGCAAGACCATGAAGTTCATTGTATGGCGAAGGTTCCGGTGTCTCTTCATTGGACTCATTATTCTCACCATTgtgctcctcttcctcgccATCTTGCTGTACTCTCTACCG AACTACATCTCCATGAAGATAGTGAAGCCACTAAAATAA